One Sphingopyxis macrogoltabida genomic region harbors:
- a CDS encoding amidase: MNRRELLFAAAAAAGGGQSLLASRSGAAALDKPAGDPADLTIAEAAGAIRAGTLTASDLTKACLGRIDARNPRINAIITPMREQALAQAAALDAEARTGRFRSALHGVPIALKDNIDTADAPTTNASALLKDHVPAKDAHVVRRLREAGAIIVAKANLAEFAVSPTNATSHYGPVRNPWSEDHVSGGSSGGSGAAVAAGMCFGALGTDSGGSVRIPSAWCGVVGLKPTAGLVSNGGAGPGIAILDTIGPIARTVEDVSLLLGAMTGYDPFDPASVERPREDYAAVPGRPVSALRIGVPRRPFFDGLDPEVAGAVDTALKTLATIAGSIRDVDFRWGDLPEGAFTAPDLLSYHSRPFAERPDAYQTRTRNIMQMLTEMLDDPKGGSPSHKLGEHVAMIRSIAQRQRTIDAAFDGFDILVLPTTKTLPPTVTAAVASEYGPGVEPLFSIENTMIFNLVGLPALSVPCGLSKDGLPIGMTIAGPRFSEVTLLALGAAYERRAGWRGSRPVGRDGRNNPVGRGEG; the protein is encoded by the coding sequence ATGAACCGCCGCGAACTCCTCTTTGCGGCCGCGGCAGCGGCGGGTGGGGGGCAGTCGCTTCTGGCGTCCCGGTCCGGTGCCGCTGCGCTGGACAAGCCGGCAGGCGATCCTGCCGATCTGACGATTGCCGAAGCGGCAGGTGCGATCCGCGCCGGTACGCTGACGGCCAGCGATCTGACGAAGGCCTGCCTTGGCCGGATCGACGCCCGCAACCCGCGGATCAATGCGATCATCACGCCGATGCGCGAACAGGCGCTGGCGCAGGCGGCGGCGCTCGACGCAGAGGCGCGCACGGGGCGCTTTCGTTCGGCGCTGCACGGCGTGCCGATCGCGCTCAAGGATAATATCGATACCGCCGACGCGCCGACGACCAACGCCAGCGCGCTGCTGAAAGATCATGTGCCCGCGAAGGATGCGCATGTCGTGCGGCGGTTGCGCGAGGCGGGTGCGATCATCGTCGCTAAGGCCAATCTCGCCGAATTTGCGGTCAGCCCGACCAACGCGACCTCACATTACGGCCCGGTGCGCAACCCGTGGAGCGAGGACCATGTCTCGGGTGGATCGTCTGGCGGTTCGGGAGCGGCGGTCGCGGCGGGCATGTGTTTCGGCGCGCTCGGCACCGACAGCGGCGGGTCGGTGCGCATCCCGTCGGCATGGTGCGGCGTGGTCGGGCTGAAACCGACCGCGGGGCTGGTCTCGAACGGCGGCGCCGGCCCGGGCATCGCGATCCTCGACACCATCGGCCCGATCGCGCGGACGGTCGAGGATGTGTCGTTACTGCTCGGGGCGATGACCGGCTATGATCCGTTCGATCCCGCGAGCGTCGAGCGGCCGCGCGAAGATTATGCCGCGGTGCCGGGCCGTCCGGTCTCGGCGCTGCGTATCGGCGTCCCGCGACGTCCCTTCTTCGACGGGCTCGATCCCGAGGTTGCGGGTGCGGTCGATACCGCTCTCAAGACCCTCGCGACGATCGCCGGCAGCATCCGCGACGTCGACTTCCGATGGGGCGACCTGCCCGAAGGTGCGTTCACCGCGCCCGACCTGCTGAGCTACCATAGCCGCCCGTTCGCCGAGCGGCCCGACGCGTATCAGACGCGGACGCGCAACATCATGCAGATGCTGACCGAAATGCTCGACGATCCGAAAGGCGGTTCCCCGTCGCACAAGCTGGGAGAGCATGTCGCCATGATCCGTTCGATCGCGCAGCGCCAGCGGACGATCGACGCGGCATTCGACGGCTTCGACATCCTGGTGTTGCCGACGACCAAGACTTTGCCGCCAACGGTGACGGCTGCCGTCGCGTCCGAATATGGCCCCGGCGTCGAGCCGCTGTTCTCGATCGAGAACACGATGATCTTCAATCTCGTCGGGCTGCCGGCGCTCAGCGTGCCGTGCGGGCTATCGAAGGACGGCTTGCCGATCGGGATGACGATCGCCGGACCACGGTTCAGCGAGGTGACCTTGCTGGCGCTCGGCGCCGCCTATGAACGCCGCGCTGGCTGGCGCGGGAGCCGCCCGGTCGGGCGGGACGGACGAAACAATCCGGTTGGACGAGGAGAGGGATGA
- a CDS encoding dipeptidase, whose product MAGLGAAAAFAAPGALAQARRASVQDARKLQDSAPLVEGLDGSTLNDEYLAKLEAAGLDVICQSRGGFDSFVELHNFLDRHPDRIVQALTVRDIRDANQAGKIAHVSGWQSAEFLVRDGDPVMPAIGNLRGYKQLGLRIVGLVYNVAGPFGGGSLDPDVGLTRAGKRLVEEIHKERLVLDVGGHTAEATSFGALEISKGMPVICSHTNLRSKVDNARNMTDKLIEAIAATGGVIGLTKVNDFHARVRNSPEPVTAQVGIEKHLDQYDYMKKLVGVDHIALGSDFMWGRKDLVAIIPELWPGDVYSNNPPWFMVKDTETVTEYPNVTKGLMERGWTDEEIHKVLGGNLLRVFEKVWGA is encoded by the coding sequence ATGGCAGGGCTGGGCGCGGCGGCGGCGTTCGCGGCGCCGGGCGCGCTGGCGCAGGCCCGGCGCGCGAGCGTGCAGGACGCGCGCAAGCTGCAGGATTCAGCGCCGTTGGTCGAAGGTCTCGACGGTTCGACGCTCAACGACGAATATCTCGCCAAGCTGGAGGCCGCCGGTCTCGACGTGATTTGCCAGAGCCGGGGCGGGTTCGACAGCTTCGTCGAACTGCATAATTTTCTCGACCGGCATCCGGACCGGATCGTCCAGGCGCTCACCGTTCGCGACATCCGCGACGCGAACCAGGCGGGCAAGATCGCGCATGTGTCGGGCTGGCAATCGGCCGAATTTCTGGTGCGCGACGGCGACCCGGTCATGCCCGCGATCGGCAATCTGCGCGGCTACAAGCAGCTTGGTCTGCGCATCGTCGGTCTCGTCTACAATGTCGCGGGCCCGTTCGGCGGCGGATCGCTCGACCCCGATGTCGGCCTGACCCGCGCGGGGAAGCGGCTGGTCGAGGAAATCCACAAAGAGCGGCTGGTGCTCGACGTTGGCGGGCATACGGCGGAGGCGACCTCGTTCGGGGCGCTCGAAATCTCGAAGGGCATGCCGGTCATCTGCTCGCACACCAATTTGCGCTCGAAGGTCGATAATGCGCGCAACATGACCGACAAGCTGATCGAAGCGATCGCCGCGACCGGCGGCGTGATCGGGCTGACCAAGGTCAATGATTTCCACGCCCGCGTGCGCAATTCGCCTGAGCCGGTGACGGCGCAGGTCGGGATCGAAAAGCATCTCGACCAATATGACTATATGAAGAAGCTCGTCGGCGTCGATCATATCGCGCTCGGTTCCGACTTCATGTGGGGTCGCAAGGATCTGGTCGCGATCATCCCCGAACTGTGGCCGGGCGATGTCTACAGCAACAATCCGCCCTGGTTCATGGTCAAGGATACCGAAACAGTGACCGAATATCCCAATGTTACCAAGGGGCTGATGGAACGCGGCTGGACCGACGAGGAAATTCACAAGGTGCTCGGCGGCAATCTGCTGCGCGTGTTCGAAAAGGTGTGGGGCGCCTGA
- a CDS encoding PQQ-dependent dehydrogenase, methanol/ethanol family: MKILSGRGKYFVIAAALVVAAIIISQLVSFGARKGAEGVDQQRLLNAAAEPANWLAHGGTFSEQRYSALDQINAGNAAKLGLAWTFEFDTNRGQEATPIVVDGVIYTSTAWSKVYALDGKTGKELWHFDPKVDGDRAVYGCCDVVNRGVAVWKGKVFVATFDGRLIAVDAKTGKQIWSAQTTDNSKPYTITGAPRVFKDKVIIGNGGAELGVRGYVTAYDTETGKLVWRFYTVPGDPAKGPDGAASDPIMATAVKSWAGKWYDYGGGGTVWDSIVYDPDFDQVYLGVGNGSPWNRRVRSDGKGDNLFLASIVAVDADTGKYKWHYQGSPGDSWDYTHTQQMMLATLPVGGKERKVLMQAPKNGFFYVIDRETGKLVSAKPFVRQSWVDHIDLKTGRPVMSANAYYEDGVKMIEPASVGGHNWQPMSYSPRTGLVYIPTVQWSLKYDQDPAYKFRPGRLNIGAQVLLNEKDPNGSGALIAWDPVKQREVWRVEQPEMINGGTLATAGDLVFAGNAHGEFTAFGAKDGKKLWTYKQPVGIMAGPVSYSIDGEQYVAVLVGKGGGAMGIPDTKRPRLPQPNGRIMVFKLGGNAAWPKQDLTPAPANPPKERFAADKVNAGAIVYGENCAACHEGLAAPDLRRSGALADAAVWKSIVIDGALKDNGMVSFARWITPEQAETIRAYMGEQARLLQQEEAKK, encoded by the coding sequence ATGAAGATCCTGTCGGGCCGGGGAAAATATTTCGTCATCGCGGCGGCGCTCGTCGTCGCGGCGATCATTATCAGCCAGCTTGTCTCGTTCGGGGCGCGCAAGGGGGCGGAGGGCGTCGATCAGCAACGTTTGCTGAATGCCGCGGCCGAGCCAGCGAACTGGCTGGCGCACGGCGGAACTTTTTCCGAACAGAGGTATAGCGCGCTCGACCAGATCAACGCTGGAAACGCGGCGAAGCTCGGTCTTGCCTGGACGTTCGAATTCGACACCAATCGCGGACAGGAAGCGACGCCCATCGTCGTCGATGGTGTCATCTATACCTCGACCGCTTGGTCGAAGGTCTATGCGCTCGACGGCAAGACCGGCAAGGAGCTCTGGCACTTCGATCCGAAAGTCGATGGCGACCGCGCCGTCTATGGCTGCTGCGACGTCGTTAACCGCGGCGTTGCGGTGTGGAAGGGGAAGGTCTTCGTTGCTACCTTCGATGGTCGGCTGATCGCGGTCGATGCGAAGACCGGCAAGCAGATATGGTCGGCGCAGACGACCGACAATTCAAAACCCTATACGATTACCGGCGCGCCGCGCGTGTTCAAGGACAAGGTGATCATTGGCAACGGCGGCGCCGAGCTGGGCGTGCGCGGTTACGTCACCGCCTATGACACCGAAACGGGCAAGCTCGTCTGGCGTTTCTACACCGTGCCGGGCGACCCGGCGAAAGGCCCCGACGGCGCCGCGTCCGACCCCATCATGGCGACGGCAGTGAAAAGCTGGGCCGGCAAATGGTATGATTATGGCGGCGGCGGCACCGTCTGGGATTCGATCGTCTACGACCCCGATTTCGATCAGGTCTATCTGGGCGTCGGCAACGGCTCGCCGTGGAACCGGCGGGTGCGGTCGGACGGCAAGGGCGATAATCTGTTCCTCGCCTCGATCGTCGCGGTCGACGCCGATACCGGCAAGTATAAATGGCATTATCAGGGATCGCCGGGCGATAGCTGGGACTATACGCATACCCAGCAGATGATGCTTGCGACGCTGCCGGTTGGCGGCAAGGAGCGCAAGGTGTTGATGCAGGCGCCGAAGAACGGCTTCTTCTATGTCATCGACCGCGAAACCGGGAAGCTTGTGTCGGCCAAGCCTTTTGTCAGGCAGAGCTGGGTCGATCATATCGACCTTAAGACCGGCCGTCCGGTGATGAGCGCCAACGCTTATTATGAAGACGGCGTGAAGATGATCGAGCCTGCATCGGTCGGCGGTCACAACTGGCAGCCGATGTCGTACAGCCCGCGCACCGGCCTCGTCTATATCCCGACCGTGCAGTGGAGCCTGAAATATGATCAGGACCCGGCGTATAAATTTCGCCCCGGACGGCTCAATATCGGCGCGCAGGTCTTGCTCAACGAGAAGGACCCGAATGGCTCGGGTGCGCTGATCGCGTGGGATCCGGTGAAGCAGCGTGAAGTCTGGCGCGTCGAGCAGCCCGAGATGATCAACGGCGGCACGCTGGCGACCGCGGGCGACCTTGTCTTTGCGGGCAATGCGCATGGCGAGTTCACGGCGTTCGGCGCGAAGGACGGCAAGAAGCTCTGGACCTACAAGCAGCCGGTCGGGATCATGGCCGGGCCGGTCAGCTACAGCATCGACGGCGAGCAATATGTCGCGGTGCTGGTCGGCAAGGGCGGCGGCGCGATGGGGATTCCCGACACCAAAAGGCCGCGCCTGCCGCAGCCGAACGGACGGATCATGGTGTTCAAGCTCGGCGGCAATGCCGCCTGGCCGAAGCAGGACCTGACCCCGGCGCCCGCCAATCCGCCCAAGGAACGCTTCGCAGCCGACAAGGTCAACGCCGGCGCGATCGTCTATGGCGAAAATTGCGCCGCCTGCCACGAAGGCCTTGCCGCACCGGACCTGCGCCGGTCGGGCGCGCTCGCCGACGCTGCGGTCTGGAAGAGCATCGTCATCGACGGTGCACTCAAGGACAATGGCATGGTGAGCTTCGCGCGCTGGATTACCCCCGAACAGGCCGAAACCATCCGCGCCTATATGGGCGAACAGGCGCGCCTGCTGCAGCAGGAAGAAGCGAAGAAATGA
- a CDS encoding DUF885 domain-containing protein, giving the protein MTALRLAAAGALVLAGLGGAPAFAFEAPVAAAPAVDAETARLNAWFDAKFEEEMAFSPMSRGYQGDKTDYDKIDDFSEEAEDRKMDWQRGSVEEMKAKFDRAKLPEDAQLSYDLWIYRYEDAAGYAKFRRNNYVFQQMYGPHTRIPQFLMQVHKVDDVADMDAYIVRIGEVARAQLQLLDIAKKNAEAGSRVPRFSYEAMIGQARALITGAPFGGEGESAIWSDATGKIDGLVKAGKIDQAKADAYKEAARQALTTKWLPAYQALIAWFESELPKADAVATGVGKNPNGKAYYDMLLVSSTTTDLTAEQIHQIGLDEVARIKGEMEKIKEQVGFKGTLQDFFKFVRDDPRFYYPNTDAGRQQYIDAATAHIAFMKQQLPKYFGILPKADVIVKRVEPYREIAGGAQHYYMSTPDGSRPGVFYAHLLDMKSMPIPQLEVIAYHEALPGHHMNFAIAQELTDIPNFRKFLYVNAYQEGWGLYTEKLGKEMGAYKDPYSDFGRLTTEIWRAIRLVVDTGLHSKGWTEDQAIKYFTENSAASEGQIKAEVRRYIIMPGQATGYKIGMIQMEKLRKKAEDALGDKFDIKGFHDTILGRGQAPLDLLERRVDQWIARQKAA; this is encoded by the coding sequence ATGACGGCGCTTCGTCTTGCCGCCGCGGGGGCGCTTGTCCTCGCCGGGCTCGGCGGCGCACCGGCATTTGCCTTCGAGGCGCCCGTCGCGGCAGCGCCCGCGGTCGATGCCGAGACGGCGCGCCTCAACGCCTGGTTCGACGCGAAGTTCGAGGAGGAAATGGCGTTCAGTCCGATGTCGCGCGGCTATCAGGGCGACAAAACCGACTATGACAAGATCGACGATTTTTCGGAGGAGGCCGAGGACCGGAAAATGGACTGGCAGCGCGGGTCGGTCGAGGAGATGAAGGCGAAGTTCGACCGCGCCAAACTGCCCGAGGACGCGCAGCTTTCCTACGATCTCTGGATCTACCGCTATGAGGATGCGGCGGGCTACGCAAAGTTCCGGCGCAACAATTATGTCTTCCAGCAGATGTACGGGCCGCACACGCGCATCCCGCAATTCCTGATGCAGGTGCATAAGGTCGACGATGTGGCGGACATGGACGCCTATATCGTGCGGATCGGCGAAGTCGCGCGCGCGCAGTTGCAATTGCTCGACATCGCAAAAAAAAATGCCGAGGCAGGGTCGCGGGTGCCGCGCTTTTCCTATGAAGCGATGATCGGGCAGGCGCGCGCACTGATCACCGGCGCGCCGTTCGGCGGCGAGGGCGAAAGCGCGATCTGGTCGGATGCCACCGGGAAAATCGACGGGCTGGTCAAGGCGGGCAAGATCGATCAGGCGAAGGCCGATGCCTATAAGGAAGCCGCGCGGCAGGCGCTGACCACGAAATGGCTGCCCGCCTATCAGGCGCTGATCGCGTGGTTCGAGTCCGAGTTGCCGAAGGCCGATGCGGTCGCGACCGGGGTCGGCAAGAATCCGAACGGCAAGGCCTATTACGACATGCTGCTCGTCAGTTCGACGACGACCGACCTCACCGCCGAACAGATCCATCAGATCGGCCTCGACGAGGTCGCGCGGATCAAGGGCGAGATGGAGAAGATCAAGGAGCAGGTCGGCTTCAAGGGGACGCTGCAGGATTTCTTCAAATTCGTCCGCGACGATCCGCGCTTCTATTATCCGAACACCGATGCGGGGCGGCAGCAATATATAGATGCGGCGACCGCGCACATCGCCTTCATGAAGCAGCAACTGCCGAAATATTTCGGCATTCTGCCCAAGGCCGACGTGATCGTGAAACGCGTCGAACCCTATCGCGAGATCGCCGGTGGCGCGCAGCATTATTATATGTCGACCCCCGACGGATCGCGGCCGGGCGTCTTCTACGCGCATCTGCTCGACATGAAGTCGATGCCGATCCCGCAGCTCGAGGTGATCGCCTATCATGAAGCGCTGCCCGGACATCACATGAACTTTGCGATCGCGCAGGAATTGACCGACATCCCGAACTTCCGCAAATTTCTGTACGTCAATGCCTATCAGGAGGGCTGGGGCCTTTACACCGAGAAGCTCGGCAAGGAGATGGGCGCTTACAAGGATCCCTATTCGGACTTTGGCCGCCTGACGACCGAGATCTGGCGCGCGATCCGGCTGGTTGTCGACACCGGGCTCCATTCCAAGGGCTGGACCGAAGATCAGGCGATCAAATATTTCACCGAAAATTCGGCCGCTTCCGAAGGCCAGATCAAAGCCGAGGTACGGCGTTACATCATCATGCCGGGGCAGGCCACCGGCTACAAGATCGGCATGATCCAGATGGAGAAGCTGCGCAAGAAAGCCGAAGACGCGCTGGGCGACAAGTTCGATATCAAGGGCTTCCACGACACGATCCTCGGCCGCGGGCAGGCGCCGCTCGACCTGCTCGAACGCCGCGTCGATCAGTGGATCGCAAGGCAAAAGGCGGCGTGA